TTATTGGAAACCTTGGTTTATATCTAAATTAGAACCTGTTGATAAATGTCATTTAAACGGTATTGCTTTATATAATAATAAACCTAAATATGCAACTGCATTAAGTACTACAGATACTCCGTTGGGATGGAAAAAATACAAAGCTGACGGTGGAGTTTTAATTGATGTAACAGAAAATAAAATTATTTTGGATAAACTTAGTATGCCTCATTCTCCAAAAATTTATGCAAATGCTTTATTTTATTTGGAATCAGGGAAAGGTACATTAAATGTATATGATTTTAAAACAAAAAAAACAGCCACAATTGTTAAATTACCCGGATTTACCAGAGGTTTAAGATTTTTTGACAGATTTGCATTAGTAGGAGTTTCAAAAGTAAGAGAAAGTGCAACTTTTAGCGGGCTGGAAATTACTAAACTTGAAAAAAGGGTTTGCGGAGTATGGGTTGTAGATATTATAAGTAAAAAAATAGTTGGATTTTTCGAATTTAAAGAAGGTATAGATGAAATATTTGACATTACTCTATTGCCTTATCCTCAAGTTGCTATGTATGGTTTGGATAATGAATTGGTAGATTACAGTTACATTTTGGATAATGAAGATTCTTCAATTTCAGAGATTCCGAAAGATAGTATCCAAACTGCTTATTCTCTTCATGAAAAAGCAAAAGAACTTTATGATAAAGGTGAAAAGGAAAAAGCAATTGAATTATATAAAAAATCACTTGAAAAGGATGAAAATTTTTTCCCGTCTTTACATTTAATGGGAGTGGCATTGAAAGATTTAGGAAGATTGGATGAAGCTGAAG
This sequence is a window from Lebetimonas natsushimae. Protein-coding genes within it:
- a CDS encoding TIGR03032 family protein, coding for MATINYEYSQSFFEILNRYKFTLAISTYNSNQVFLLGTYNNKLTIDYKTIKRPMGMYSDAKSFYIGEKNSIYHFANFIAATEKLEPKDKYNACFLPLNIHNTGMIDIHEMAKGDDLYFVNTKFSCISTLKDDVSFKVYWKPWFISKLEPVDKCHLNGIALYNNKPKYATALSTTDTPLGWKKYKADGGVLIDVTENKIILDKLSMPHSPKIYANALFYLESGKGTLNVYDFKTKKTATIVKLPGFTRGLRFFDRFALVGVSKVRESATFSGLEITKLEKRVCGVWVVDIISKKIVGFFEFKEGIDEIFDITLLPYPQVAMYGLDNELVDYSYILDNEDSSISEIPKDSIQTAYSLHEKAKELYDKGEKEKAIELYKKSLEKDENFFPSLHLMGVALKDLGRLDEAEEVLLKALEKDASVAEVYNILGNIYYEKNETEKAKKYLKKAYELDKNLKEAKKLLNKINKK